Proteins encoded together in one Nitrospirota bacterium window:
- a CDS encoding flagellar motor protein MotB, translating into MKDSKIIIKKVKKTAEGGRHGGSWKVAYADFVTAMMAFFLLLWLVTMVSPEKRARVATYFKEFSIFEKGGTSFMDKSSEMFNEPGATSDKVFSDYYGTFGDKSITPETLQEAIKEAVETMLGDIKDQILVRIVKEGVKIEIIDKNGSSMFPSGSAELTPKAEEILRVLGDNINNISNKLFIEGHTDSYSYSSNSNYTNWELSADRANAARRDLERLGISPARIVRVVGYADKDPLFTDSPRDPKNRRISIVILFPDKKKEGKK; encoded by the coding sequence ATGAAAGACTCAAAGATAATAATCAAGAAGGTAAAAAAGACCGCTGAAGGCGGACGTCATGGGGGAAGCTGGAAGGTAGCATATGCAGACTTTGTAACTGCGATGATGGCCTTTTTTCTCCTCCTCTGGTTGGTAACGATGGTTTCTCCGGAGAAACGGGCAAGGGTTGCTACATACTTCAAGGAATTCAGTATCTTCGAGAAGGGAGGCACATCCTTTATGGACAAGTCCAGCGAGATGTTCAATGAGCCGGGAGCAACCTCTGATAAGGTCTTCTCGGACTATTACGGGACCTTCGGAGACAAGAGTATAACACCTGAGACCCTTCAGGAAGCCATAAAAGAGGCAGTTGAAACCATGCTGGGCGATATAAAGGATCAGATACTCGTGAGGATTGTGAAAGAAGGGGTAAAAATAGAGATTATTGATAAAAACGGCAGTTCCATGTTTCCGTCCGGCAGTGCTGAACTTACCCCCAAGGCTGAAGAGATACTGAGGGTGCTTGGAGATAATATTAACAATATAAGTAACAAGCTCTTTATAGAGGGACATACCGACTCTTATTCTTATTCATCAAACAGTAATTACACCAACTGGGAACTCTCTGCCGACAGGGCAAATGCTGCAAGGCGGGATCTGGAAAGACTCGGGATATCTCCGGCAAGGATAGTCCGTGTCGTTGGTTATGCAGACAAGGATCCGCTTTTTACGGATAGCCCGCGTGACCCGAAAAACAGGAGAATAAGTATCGTTATACTCTTTCCTGACAAAAAGAAAGAAGGAAAGAAATAA
- the motA gene encoding flagellar motor stator protein MotA, producing MFVIIGILVVMGAVVGGYLMEHGNLSVLFQPAELVIIFGASIGSLIIAAPPKVLAMILKSLGKLFSSGGMGKSGYIELLGLLYNIFFKIRKEGLISIEADIENPEKSPLFLKYKAVMSNHHAVSFLCDNLKVIISTNVPPYELDNLMELETDTHHHEALIPAHNIAMVADALPGLGIVAAVLGVVLTMGKINEPPEVLGQSIGAALVGTFLGVLMCYGFVGPIATNLEAKVKEDGVSFQIIRIALVSFVGGAAPQMAVEFGRRAIPTSDRPSFNELEETVRKK from the coding sequence ATGTTTGTAATAATTGGAATATTGGTCGTCATGGGGGCCGTTGTTGGTGGCTACCTGATGGAGCACGGCAACCTCAGTGTCCTGTTTCAGCCGGCAGAGTTGGTCATCATATTTGGTGCTTCTATCGGCTCTCTCATCATAGCTGCCCCCCCAAAGGTCCTCGCAATGATACTGAAGAGTTTGGGAAAACTCTTCTCCTCGGGGGGAATGGGCAAGTCAGGGTACATTGAACTCCTCGGTCTTCTCTATAATATATTTTTCAAGATCAGGAAGGAGGGGCTTATATCCATAGAGGCGGATATTGAAAATCCCGAGAAGAGTCCCCTGTTTTTAAAATACAAGGCTGTAATGTCCAACCATCATGCAGTAAGTTTCCTCTGCGATAACCTCAAGGTGATAATCTCTACAAATGTGCCGCCCTATGAGCTGGACAACCTGATGGAGCTCGAAACAGACACCCACCACCATGAGGCACTCATACCTGCTCATAACATAGCAATGGTCGCAGATGCATTGCCCGGACTCGGTATAGTAGCCGCTGTTCTCGGAGTGGTGCTTACAATGGGCAAGATTAACGAGCCACCGGAGGTCCTTGGTCAGAGCATAGGTGCAGCGCTGGTTGGGACGTTTCTCGGGGTACTGATGTGTTACGGCTTTGTCGGTCCTATAGCTACCAATCTCGAGGCAAAGGTGAAGGAGGATGGAGTCAGTTTTCAGATTATAAGGATAGCACTGGTCTCTTTTGTGGGTGGTGCAGCCCCGCAGATGGCTGTAGAGTTTGGCAGAAGGGCAATCCCTACATCTGACAGGCCCTCATTCAATGAACTTGAAGAGACGGTAAGAAAGAAATGA